The nucleotide window AGCTACCATTAGTCGCCCGGTGGGCAATGCACCCAGCGGCATTGCCCACCGGGGCGACGCTCCTAAAACCAAATGCTATGTTGTCGTTGCCTTCTGCCCGCTCCTATATTGTCGGATTCGGCCTGCTTAGCCAGGCGGTGCTCTGCGGCTGCGACTCGGGCTCCAGCGCGCAACCCCAGATTCCGCTTACGGCCTTTAATGAGGTACTCTTCCTGACCAACCAGGAGAACAGCGCCCTGCGCTTCGATAACGGGGCCGTGTATCACAAGGGTGGCGTGAGGGGCCTGATTGTGGTACGGCAGAACGCCAGCACCTATCTGGCCTTTGAGCGTGCCTGCACCTACAACTCGACCGACACCTGCGCCCGGGTTAAGATTTCGCCGTTTGTGAACCTGTTTGACCCTTGCTGCAAGTCGCAATTCAACTTTCAGGGCCAGCCACAGAGCGGTCCGGCCAACTTACCGCTGCGTCGGTACTCAACTTCGCTCTCGGGCAACACGCTGACAATCACAAACTAGAAAACTTTTTACAATTATTTTTGCAACAATGCTTGCAGGAAATCGCGCAGTGCACTAATATTGCACCCGCAACGACAGATAAACGTCGCCATAACCGCTTCCTTAGCTCAGCCGGTTAGAGCATCTGACTGTTAATCAGAGGGTCCCTGGTTCGAGCCCAGGAGGGAGCGCTACGATTGGAAATACCCGCCCTTATCCGGCGGGTATTTTTGTTTTAGCCCCATCCGGCAGGATTGCTACATTACCCCAGACGGGTATGACAGGCCATAGCGGTACAAAAACCGGTACGACTGCCCGTATGCAGCGCCAGACAGCCTACAAGCGTAAAATCAGCGTCTGCTGAACAGGAAGCACGAACCCATCTGCTTAGAATTACAGAAGAGGTCACATTTACGGCATAACCTATTTTTTGCGAGAGTTAACACCGTCCATTTAGGGACAAGTTGTTCGAAAACGGACATGTTTTGCTGAATCACATTCATCCAAGGTTGCGCTTGTGAACTAGTGGTCAGTTAGTTATGCATATGGCGCGGGGTTTGGATTGCAGAGCAGGGACTGACCTATTCCCTGTTCGAAAATGGACAAAGCCATTTGCACTACCGTTACCAAGCAGCGCCAACGCGCCGCTATATGCTGGCCATCATTGACTTACACAAGTGGCTGAAAGCGCCGCGCAAGCAACAGGCGCGAGCAGATGGCAGCCGCTAAAAGCTTTTGGTTCCGCAGGTGTTCGAGCGCGCTACTCCCAGCCCGGAGCAAGATCATCATGGCCCGGGCGGCGTGGCGAAGCGGCACGGCCGCACGACCGAGACACGCCCCGATGGAGCGGAGGAGTGGCTGGGCCACACCGCCGTAATTCGCCTAGTGGGCGAAGACGTCGTGATGGTGGTCACGAACGCTGACACTAGCCATGGCTTGGAGTGGAGCGCCCGGTCGGCGGCCGTTCTCTGCAAACGACTTCGGCGCGGGGCCGCCTGTTGGTCGACTCTCCTCAGCACCTCCTCACGTTTCAACCTGCCTTTTTATGCTGCTCTCCTACCTTAAACTTGCCTGGAAGGTCTTGCTGCGGCGCAAGTTCTTCACCTTTATCAGCTTGTTCGGCATCAGCTTTACGCTCATGGTGCTGCTGGTGGTGGTGGCCCTGTTCGACTACAGCGTGGGGGCCCGCACGCCCGAGTCGCGTATCGAGCGCATCGCGTTTATCACGTTTTTGAACCATGGCTTTGCGGATGGAAACCAAATAAATACCCCGCCCAGTCCTTACTTTCTTGATAAGTACGTGCGCCCGATGAAGTCGCCCGAGAAAATAGCTGTTTACTCGCTGTTTCGGACCAGCCCCAGCTACATCGGCAACAAGAAGGTGGAACTCGATCTAAAGTTTACCGACAACGTGTTCTGGGAGGTCTTCGACTTTCACTTTCTCGACGGCAAGCCCTACAACGCCAACGACCTGCGCGATGCCAACCGCGTGGTGGTGATTTCGGAAACCACGGCCCGCAGCTATTTCGGCACCACCCGGGGCGTCGTGGGCCGCTCCCTTGAAGTGGACCAGCGCCGGTTTCAGGTGCTGGGTGTGGTCAGCGACGTGTCGATTCTGCGCTTCAACTCCTACGCCGAAGTGTGGGCCCCATGACTACCACCAAGGCCGACCTGCGCGGCCCTGCCCTGGAGGGCGAGTATTTCGCGGCGCTGCTAGCCCCCGAAGGCACTGACCTGGAAACCATCGACGCTGAGTATCAGCAGGTACTGAAGCGCGTGGTCAATCCCAACCCCGACGTGAAGACGCTGACCGCCCACGCCGACGACCTGTTGGCCACGTTGACCCGCCAAATCTTGGGGCAGGGAGAATCGGAATCACCTAAAATCACGGCCTTTTACTTTATCGCCTTTGGTCTGGCCTTGCTGTTCATGGCGTTGCCGGCGCTGAACCTGGTGAATATCAACCTGAGCCGCATCATGGATCGCAGTTCCGAAATAGGAGTGCGTAAAGCGTTTGGCGCCACCAGCAACACGCTGGTAGGGCAGTTTCTGATCGAGAATATATTTCTGACCCTACTGGGTGGGCTATTGGGGCTCGCGTTGGCCTACGGCGTCCTGGAGCTAATCAATGACGCCGGTTTGATTCCTTACGCCCGGCTCACGCTCAACGTGCGCGTATTTGGCTGGGCCTTGCTGGCTGCCGTGTTCTTTGGGGTGCTGTCGGGCGTGTATCCCGCCTTCAAAATGTCCAGGGTGGCGCCCGTTGAAGCCCTAAAAGTCAGCGCGAACTAATTGTGTTTTCATAGCCTCTGCCTCCTATGATACGTCATCTTTTGATCCTGATCTGGAACCGCAAGCGGTCCACCATGCTGCTGGCTGTGGAAATCTTGCTGTGCTTTTTCGTCCTCTTCGCGGTGAGCAGCCTGTTCCTGTACAACGTGTACCACTACCGCCAGCCGCTGGGCTTTGATTACCAGAACGTGTGGGAAATCAACATTGACCCGAAGCGGATACGACTGACTTCCATCAACAGCTTCAGCTTGCCGTGCAGCGCTTAAAAACCACCAAAGGCGTGGTTGGCGTGAGCAAAACGGGTAGTAACACGCCCTTTTCATTTAATACGCGGATTGGCACTTATTTCTACAAAGGCGAAAGAATGCCCAAAAACGCAAACCACGACGCCGACGACGAGTTGCGGGAAGTGCTGAAGCTCAACGTGGTGGAAGGCCGCTGGTTCGACAAACGCGACGCGGCTAGCACGCGCGCTCCTATCGTGATCAACATGGCGCTCAAAAACGCCGCGTTTCCCAACGAGAAAGCAGTGGGCCAACTGTTTACCGACGAAAAAGCCGAAAAAGAGTGGCAGGTAGTGGGGGTAGTGGACTACCGCGCGAAAGACGACTTCGCCGAAACTATCCCTGTCAGCTTTCGACGCCGCGTGCTGGAGTACGATACCGCCCAAAAAAGCACCCATGGGGCGGCCGTTTTTTTGGTTCGGGTGCAGCCCGGCAGCGGCGCTGTGCTGGAGCAACAGCTAATCAAGGAAATTACCACCGTGGCAAAAGGCTGGTCGGTGACGGTAAATTCCTTGGAGCAGAACCGTGCACTGACCCTGAAAATTGCGCTGATACCACTTATCGTGCTTGGGCTGGTGTGCGGCTTCTTGGTTCTGAGCGTGGCGCTGGGATTGTTCGGGGTCTTGTGGCTGAGCATCAGCAAGCGCCGGGGCGAAATCGGGATACGCCGGGCGATGGGTG belongs to Hymenobacter cellulosilyticus and includes:
- a CDS encoding ABC transporter permease encodes the protein MLLSYLKLAWKVLLRRKFFTFISLFGISFTLMVLLVVVALFDYSVGARTPESRIERIAFITFLNHGFADGNQINTPPSPYFLDKYVRPMKSPEKIAVYSLFRTSPSYIGNKKVELDLKFTDNVFWEVFDFHFLDGKPYNANDLRDANRVVVISETTARSYFGTTRGVVGRSLEVDQRRFQVLGVVSDVSILRFNSYAEVWAP
- a CDS encoding ABC transporter permease, whose translation is MTTTKADLRGPALEGEYFAALLAPEGTDLETIDAEYQQVLKRVVNPNPDVKTLTAHADDLLATLTRQILGQGESESPKITAFYFIAFGLALLFMALPALNLVNINLSRIMDRSSEIGVRKAFGATSNTLVGQFLIENIFLTLLGGLLGLALAYGVLELINDAGLIPYARLTLNVRVFGWALLAAVFFGVLSGVYPAFKMSRVAPVEALKVSAN
- a CDS encoding ABC transporter permease, which produces MQRLKTTKGVVGVSKTGSNTPFSFNTRIGTYFYKGERMPKNANHDADDELREVLKLNVVEGRWFDKRDAASTRAPIVINMALKNAAFPNEKAVGQLFTDEKAEKEWQVVGVVDYRAKDDFAETIPVSFRRRVLEYDTAQKSTHGAAVFLVRVQPGSGAVLEQQLIKEITTVAKGWSVTVNSLEQNRALTLKIALIPLIVLGLVCGFLVLSVALGLFGVLWLSISKRRGEIGIRRAMGATAGTIGSQMVGEILVVTTLGLLPGLLVAAQFPLVGALDVPAGVYLMAIGLSAALIYGLTVFCALYPSLLAAGIHPG